The Bacillus sp. FJAT-27916 genomic interval AACGGAGCTTCCGGAATGCGAACGGAGAATATGTCGTCGATTTCGTCAACTGCACCCTTTGGAACCGAATCGCTGAAAACACATCGATTTATTGCCAGAAGGGATCGGTTGTTGGCATTACCGGCAAGATTCAAACCCGTACCTACGAAAACCCAGATGGCAAGCGAACTTTCGTCACAGAGGTCATTGTGGAGAATGTAAGCTTCATGGACCGCAAGAATGTCGAGAAAAAGCAGGCGGCAGGGACACAGGAAGCGAGTGAGCCCGCCCTATGAATGAACGCGAAATGCTTGCCGACCTCATCCGCATCCTCGGCAGTGTAAACAGCCGTGTTTGCACAGCAGAAAACGACCTCCAACGGATCGAGAATATTCTCCAAATGCTTATCAATGAAATCGCTGATTTGAAGGAACGTAATTATCAATACCAAGAATGATGAATTCCCAACACCCCTTAACTCAACATCCTCATTACTTTAGAAAAGTGAATACACTCCTCTTGATGCCGCCGAATATGCGCGGCTTTTTCTATTGGAAATACATTTGTGCAAAATATCACAAAAAATTCTGTCATAATAGAGAGGAAACCACTTATACATAGAGCGAGAGGAGATATGATCCATGAAAAGCAGACAGCTAGAAATCATCTTATTTTGGATTGTTATGGTACTTATGCTTGCGGGCACGATGTGCATGTATATAAGCGGGCTCAGCACAAAGGGCTTCATGGGCATCCTGACATGTCTATCCTTACTTGTCATCAGCCTCTGGCAATGGAAGTCGAAGCACCCGCTGGACTCCATTCTGATTAGCATGACGTACATATTCATTTTTATATCTGTTGGCATCGGAACATTCGGAGGTGCCTATGCCATTCATCATTTCGATGACTTCCTTCATGTTACATCAGGCATCTGGCTTGGCTACGCGGCCCTTGTGCTCGGCCGCCAGTTAATCGGGAAGAAACTCGCCGGACAAGTACCAAAACATTTCTGGGCCACCATCATGATTGTCTTTGCCTTGGCCGCGGCAGGAGCCTGGGAGCTGCTCGAATTTGCCGGAGACAAAATCCTTCACTTCACTGCCCAAGGGCGGGATCCAGATGACACGATGTTTGATATGATGGACGGGTTAATCGGGGGCATGATTAGTGCTGTCTTTTATTTGATTAAGAAGTGAAGCACCAAGCCGGCCTGGAGGTCGGCTTGGTGCTTTTTTTGGCTCTTCCTAAGAATGCCCTCCCTGAGAAGCCCGCAAAATCAAAAAATCGTCATCAAGGGTTTATTTTGGCCCGGATTCCAATGAAAAAGCCAGGATCCCCTTCAAAAAACACTATAGCTTGTCTATTTTGACTTTCTGAGCGTAGATGGGCATTATTTTTCACAGACAATGTCCATGATTTCAGGATTTAAGGGCGAAGTTCACCCGTTTATGGGCGAAAACCCCCTGTGTATGAGCGAAACCCCGCCCAACTCCATATCAAAAAAACAAAAACCGCCCTCCCAACCGAGAAAGCGGCATTCTAATCAAACCCCATCATCGTTCAATCGTAATATAAAACCTCCCCCAGCAGCTGTTCCACGTAAAGTCAATTCCGAGAATAGCGTTCAGGGTGCTGCGGTGTTTCTCCATCATGCGATAGGCGAATCGATTGGCGTCACGCTCGATCCATTGGGAGCGGTAGCCGTTTGTGCCGGTGGTGATATAGGGCGTGTTATATTGTTTTTTCATATGAATACGCTGGTAAGCGTGGCGGATTTCATGGAAGAGATCTTGGATTAAGAATAATTGCATGAGTCCTTTGCGATAGGCTGGGTTCTTGACGGTATGGTTGAAGGGGAAGAGGGCAATAGTGCCGAGCTTGTGGTAGCCGCCGAGTGTGCCGTTCAAGGCGTCTTGGTAGCACCAGTCATCAAGATAGAGTTGTCCATATTTGCTGCGGTCGGCTTTGACTTGGTCGGCCGTCTCATAGATGGAGATGGTCATCCCAAGATTGTTATAGTCTTTATGCAGCAGACGCAGGATTTGCTTGAGCTGCAAGTCGGAAAGGATTTCGGTTTGGTTTCGCAGCGTTGTTTTTGCCTGTTTGATTGGTAAGCTTGTTCGTGACCCCTCTGGTCTCATCATTCTTTCTTGTAATGTCATGTAAGGAAACATCTCCTGTCAAAGATTCATCTGGTTGTGCGGCATTTTTCTTTATGTATATGCCAGTCCGTGGTCGAGTATTCATCGGAAAGTCCTTTGGCTTATGTGACAAGAGTAGACATTTTGTCTGTCATTAAATGGAATGTTGTAGCATATTATACAGAAATTTGGCAGTTTTAGTCAATAAAAGGTTTTGGAGGAGGTCAAGAAGGGTATGTTAACTCATTAGTCATTTGAAAGGAGCTGGTTTCGGAGATGGAATTGTCCATAACGATTAGACCTGCTGCGTTAAAGGAACTGCAAGCACTCCATTTGAATGAAGGGGAGGGCATCCGTATCGGTTCTTCCTATGTCGGGAGCTGTTCTTTATTCGCTGATTATCAATTATCGATCGACCAAAGGCAGGAGGGCGATGAGGTTCATGACCTCGAGGGCATTCCTTTCTTCATCTCAGAGAAGAGCAAGGACTATCTTCATCATGAGCTGTTCATTGATTACAACCCGGCATTGGGATATAAGCTCTCAAGCCCGGAGGAAGTGTATAAGTACAATCTATCGCTTAAGCGAGCTGATAAAGAAGAAGGCTGAACCTAATTGGTCCAGCCTTCTTTTTAGGATGCCAAAAATGAGAGAGAAATCAGCACCGTCGCCGACACGGTAAACCAAAACGTATTCTGCGGATGGTCCTCCTCATATTTCAGCTTTTGCAAGATTGCAATGAAGTTCACACATAGTACGACTGCCCAAATTGGCACCGTAAAAAATATAAACACAACGAATACACTCATCCCCATGATTATTATCCCCCTAAAAAAGGAGCCCGGACCAATAGTCCGAGCCCCAGTTTACTCTCTATAAATCCAGCACAAGCAATTCCTTCAGCTCATCACCGGACAATTCGGTAATCCAGTTATCGCTTTGAACGATTTCGTCATTCAAGCTTTGTTTTTTCTCAAGCATGGCGTCGATCTTTTCTTCAAGCGTGCCGGAGGCGACCATCTTATGGACATGCACGAAGCGTGTCTGGCCGATTCGGTAGGCACGGTCGGTCGCCTGGTTCTCAACGGCCGGGTTCCACCAACGGTCATAATGGATGACGTGGTTAGCGGCGGTGAGGTTCAGTCCTGTTCCTCCTGCTTTTAACGAAAGGAGGAGAATCGGGTACTTGCCCTCCTGGAAGGCACTGACCATATCATCACGCTGCTTCTTGCCGGCAGAGCCGTTTAGGAATGGCACCTTATGGCCGTAGCGGCGCTCAGCGATATGCTTGATCATATTACCCATTTCGATGTATTGCGTGAAGACGAGTGCACT includes:
- a CDS encoding single-stranded DNA-binding protein; this translates as MLNQVTLVGRLTKNPELRYTPDGKAVSNITLAVKRSFRNANGEYVVDFVNCTLWNRIAENTSIYCQKGSVVGITGKIQTRTYENPDGKRTFVTEVIVENVSFMDRKNVEKKQAAGTQEASEPAL
- a CDS encoding iron-sulfur cluster biosynthesis family protein; protein product: MELSITIRPAALKELQALHLNEGEGIRIGSSYVGSCSLFADYQLSIDQRQEGDEVHDLEGIPFFISEKSKDYLHHELFIDYNPALGYKLSSPEEVYKYNLSLKRADKEEG